The Methanopyrus kandleri AV19 DNA segment CCTCCGTGCGGACTTTCTCGCCCACCAGACGCTCGGCGTGCTCCTTGTTTAAAGCTAGTCCATCGACGACCGCTAAGCCCTTCCCCATATGGTCGGCCCTTGTAACGCGCCCACGTCGCCTGGAGACGCGCTTGAATGTCTCACGCTTCGAGGTATCCTCCACGAGCCCGGAGCCCGCTATGCGGAGCGTTGTCGGCGGTAAGTCCAACTTAACGAGGATCGTCCTATCCCCCTCCCTCACGGCCACGGGCTCGTTGAGCTTCGCATACAGGTAACTCGATTCGCCGGGTCGTAGGGAGTCTAGGAGGAACCCATCGTCGTGAGGCACGATCCGAGCCGGTACGGACCTCATTCCGACGTGTATGTGCAGCATGGTCTTCTGCCCGATGGATTGGGGGAACAGGGGGTCTATTTCCACCTTCAAGTCAAGGTATCTGGTGACCCGCAGGGAACCCTCCTCGGCCAGTTGGAAGCCCCGTTCGATCTCTTCCTCTCGGATCCCTCGTAGCGCTATTCCAACCCGATCACCCGCACACGCTTCCTGCTTGTCCTTCCCGAAGCTCTGGATGGACTTCACTTCGACGGTCTTGCCGATCGGGTACAGTGTCAGTTCATCCCCGACCTCGACACGTCCGGTCAGTACGGTACCGGTTACCACGGTCCCGGCACCTTTGACGTGGAACGCGTGGTCTATCGGCATTCTGAACGGAGAATCTAGATCACGATTGGGAGGTTCCAGCACCTCGAGCAACGCGTCTTTCAGATCCTCAATACCCTCACCGATCTTCGCGGAGACCGGGATTATGGGAGCGTCTTCTAAGGTGGTCCCCTGGAGTACTCGTTTGATCTCCTCGATCCGACGCTCGACGGTCTTTTCGTCCACCAGGTCCACCTTATTGAGGGCGATGACCCCACGGTCGATACCCAGGTGATTAAGCACCACCAGGTGTTCCCCGGTCTGTACCTGAGGGCCCTCATCGGCCGCTACGACCAAGATCGCGGCGTCGATTATTTCGGCCCCGGCCACCACGGTTCTGATGAGATCAGCGTGGCCCGGGGCGTCTACCAGTGTGACGGTGTAATCACCGAGCTCGAAGCTGGAGAACCCAAGGTCTATCGTAATCCCACGCTCCTTCTCCTCCGGGTGTTTATCCAACGCCGCCGTAGAAGGCT contains these protein-coding regions:
- the selB gene encoding selenocysteine-specific translation elongation factor, which produces MPVVHVGLFGHIDHGKTALAAQLTEKPSTAALDKHPEEKERGITIDLGFSSFELGDYTVTLVDAPGHADLIRTVVAGAEIIDAAILVVAADEGPQVQTGEHLVVLNHLGIDRGVIALNKVDLVDEKTVERRIEEIKRVLQGTTLEDAPIIPVSAKIGEGIEDLKDALLEVLEPPNRDLDSPFRMPIDHAFHVKGAGTVVTGTVLTGRVEVGDELTLYPIGKTVEVKSIQSFGKDKQEACAGDRVGIALRGIREEEIERGFQLAEEGSLRVTRYLDLKVEIDPLFPQSIGQKTMLHIHVGMRSVPARIVPHDDGFLLDSLRPGESSYLYAKLNEPVAVREGDRTILVKLDLPPTTLRIAGSGLVEDTSKRETFKRVSRRRGRVTRADHMGKGLAVVDGLALNKEHAERLVGEKVRTEGGVEGKIVDTHGTRGAVLVDFEGEVKTGERVVLERVRDVKIDL